A DNA window from Arachis hypogaea cultivar Tifrunner chromosome 18, arahy.Tifrunner.gnm2.J5K5, whole genome shotgun sequence contains the following coding sequences:
- the LOC112770796 gene encoding TOM1-like protein 5, translating into MALTAAELVHAATSDKLTETDWTKNIEICELVAQDPRHARDVVKSIKKRLGSKHHNTQLFAVMLLEMLMNNVGEHIHEQVIDTGILPILVKIVKKKSDFPVRERIFLLLDATQTSLGGASGKFPQYYNAYYELVSAGVQFPQRAEVVQSNHANSQPNGTNNVPNREQAPTRPESVPPKDAETVPESSIIQKASNALQVLKEVLDAVDAQNPQAARDEFTLDLVEQCSFQKQRVMHLVMASRDERIVSRAIELNEQLHKVLARHDDLLAGRVTTTAPPRFDHEDEEAEEEEEPEQLVRRLRKGKACARPEDEKQKTEIPSLGLLGERLHRPLIRPLSLEPSREANTRSPPASMLPPPRAKPNGEVPHVTIPPPPAKHIERERFFQENKDGSNLSGHMRGLSLHSRNGSSSLSGSYDLSD; encoded by the exons ATGGCATTGACTGCAGCCGAGCTAGTCCACGCTGCAACAAGCGACAAGCTGACTGAAACTGATTGgacaaaaaatattgaaatatgCGAATTAGTTGCTCAGGATCCAAG GCATGCTAGAGATGTTGTCAAATCTATCAAAAAGCGTTTGGGTAGCAAACACCACAATACTCAACTTTTTGCTGTCATG CTGCTGGAGATGTTGATGAACAATGTTGGAGAGCATATCCATGAGCAGGTTATTGATACGGGAATACTCCCTATTCTTGTGAAAATTGTGAAGAAAAAG TCAGATTTTCCTGTGAGGGAGCGGATATTTCTCCTACTTGATGCTACACAGACATCCCTTGGTGGTGCTTCCGGAAAGTTTCCGCAGTATTACAATGCATATTATGAgttggtg AGTGCCGGAGTGCAATTTCCTCAAAGGGCTGAAGTGGTCCAATCAAATCATGCTAATTCACAACCAAATGGGACTAATAATGTACCGAACAGGGAGCAGGCCCCAACTAGACCTGAAAGTGTTCCTCCGAAGGATGCCGAGACTGTCCCTGAGTCTAG CATCATTCAAAAGGCAAGTAATGCATTACAAGTTCTGAAAGAAGTCCTTGATGCAGTTGATGCTCAAAACCCTCAG GCAGCAAGGGATGAATTCACTCTTGACCTTGTCGAACAATGTTCTTTTCAGAAGCAAAGGGTAATGCATCTTGTCATGGCTTCTCG AGACGAGAGGATAGTTTCTCGGGCAATCGAATTGAATGAGCAGCTTCATAAAGTTCTAGCAAGACATGATGACCTCCTAGCTGGCAGAGTTACAACAACTGCTCCTCCTCGATTTGATCACGAAGACGAAGAagcagaggaggaagaggagccaGAACAGTTAGTCCGAAG ATTACGCAAAGGAAAGGCTTGCGCGAGGCCTGAAGACGAAAAACAAAAAACCGAGATCCCAAGCTTGGGTTTGCTTGGGGAGAGACTCCACCGTCCGCTAATACGGCCACTCTCTTTGGAGCCATCTCGGGAGGCTAATACTCGTTCGCCACCTGCTTCAATGCTGCCGCCTCCACGTGCAAAACCGAATGGGGAGGTTCCTCATGTGACAATTCCGCCACCGCCGGCAAAGCACATTGAGAGGGAAAGATTCTTTCAGGAAAACAAGGATGGTTCTAATTTGTCTGGCCATATGAGAGGCCTCTCTTTACATAGTAGAAATGGTAGCAGCTCTCTCAGTGGAAGCTATGATCTTAGTGATTAA